The Metabacillus litoralis genome contains a region encoding:
- a CDS encoding L-lactate MFS transporter gives MKTTKNRWLIALSAIAIHISIGAAYAYSVYKNPLSETLGWSATEAAIAFTIMMALAGSSAALFGSFVEKNGPRKSAIVAAVLFGLGQIGSGFAVSIESLPLFLLTYGVASGLGLGIGYISPVSTLVKWFPDRRGLATGMAVLGFGSGALITAPVAADLIVSIGIPSTFYVLGVCYFVLMVIGASYIAPPPEGWMPEGMKKDVASGKKEIKEDLQQLTAKEAVKTKRFWMLWIMMLINTSAGIMMISVASPMAQEVVGLSAGAAAAMVGIMGIFNGGGRLGWAAASDFLGRPIVFVIFFVIQIVAFTLLPTITNALIFQALILLVVSCYGGGFSNLPAFIGDLFGTKQLGAIHGYLLTTWSLGGVFGPMLVSGIRETTNSYIPVFYVFSALILLAFIVSLLLRLDIKKVKEAQKKQVA, from the coding sequence AAATAGATGGTTAATCGCCCTCTCTGCTATCGCTATTCATATTTCTATTGGGGCAGCTTATGCTTATAGTGTCTATAAAAATCCGTTAAGTGAAACGTTAGGCTGGTCCGCAACAGAAGCAGCTATTGCCTTTACCATTATGATGGCGCTTGCAGGCTCCTCTGCTGCTTTATTTGGTAGCTTTGTAGAAAAAAATGGTCCACGTAAATCCGCGATTGTGGCAGCAGTGTTATTTGGTTTAGGACAAATTGGTTCAGGATTTGCCGTAAGCATTGAATCTCTCCCCCTTTTCTTATTAACTTATGGAGTTGCTAGTGGCTTAGGCTTAGGTATTGGCTATATCTCTCCTGTTTCTACCTTAGTAAAATGGTTTCCAGATCGAAGAGGTTTAGCTACAGGAATGGCTGTACTTGGGTTTGGTTCTGGTGCTTTAATAACAGCCCCTGTAGCTGCAGATCTCATTGTATCAATAGGGATCCCTTCTACATTTTATGTACTCGGTGTTTGTTATTTTGTGTTAATGGTAATTGGTGCTTCTTACATCGCTCCACCTCCTGAAGGCTGGATGCCTGAAGGAATGAAAAAAGATGTTGCTTCAGGTAAAAAAGAAATAAAAGAAGATCTTCAACAATTAACCGCGAAAGAAGCGGTTAAAACAAAACGTTTTTGGATGCTTTGGATTATGATGTTAATTAACACAAGTGCAGGCATTATGATGATTTCTGTCGCATCACCAATGGCGCAGGAAGTAGTTGGCCTTTCAGCAGGAGCAGCAGCTGCGATGGTTGGCATTATGGGGATCTTTAACGGTGGAGGCAGACTTGGTTGGGCTGCTGCTTCAGACTTCTTAGGGCGACCTATTGTTTTCGTCATTTTCTTTGTCATTCAAATTGTGGCGTTTACCCTTCTTCCTACAATAACAAATGCGTTAATATTTCAAGCTTTAATTTTATTAGTTGTGAGTTGTTATGGAGGCGGCTTCTCTAACCTTCCTGCCTTTATCGGTGACTTATTTGGGACAAAACAACTTGGTGCGATTCATGGATACTTATTAACAACATGGTCATTAGGTGGAGTATTCGGACCTATGCTTGTTTCAGGTATAAGAGAAACAACAAATAGCTATATTCCTGTGTTCTATGTTTTTTCCGCTCTCATTCTTCTTGCCTTTATCGTTTCCCTTCTTCTTCGCTTAGATATAAAGAAGGTGAAAGAAGCCCAGAAGAAACAAGTCGCATAA
- a CDS encoding NUDIX domain-containing protein, whose amino-acid sequence MVTVSVNYCMKCGSPLEMRSIDGVERKACISCDYVFWGNYSIGVGGLVMKDGKFLLVKRAHDPGKGYWTNPGGYIEQLESIEETVEREVEEEAGIKAKVNRIVAIRDLPRQVHNIYVAFAMDYIDGTPTPDGIESDEAGFYSLDEIETMNVAPFTKWLINIAYEEEKTGLFKDLHTQMNDHILYKINSSN is encoded by the coding sequence ATGGTTACAGTGTCAGTCAACTATTGTATGAAATGTGGGTCACCTCTAGAGATGCGTTCGATCGATGGAGTTGAAAGAAAAGCATGTATAAGCTGTGATTATGTGTTTTGGGGGAATTACAGCATTGGCGTTGGTGGATTAGTTATGAAAGATGGAAAGTTTCTGCTTGTCAAACGAGCCCATGATCCTGGGAAAGGATATTGGACAAATCCTGGTGGGTATATTGAGCAGTTAGAATCAATTGAAGAAACCGTTGAGCGGGAAGTTGAAGAAGAAGCTGGAATAAAAGCAAAGGTAAACAGAATCGTTGCAATTCGGGATCTTCCCCGTCAAGTTCATAATATATACGTAGCATTTGCGATGGACTATATAGATGGAACCCCTACGCCTGATGGAATTGAATCCGATGAAGCCGGATTTTACAGCTTAGATGAAATTGAAACAATGAATGTTGCACCTTTTACAAAATGGTTAATTAACATAGCTTATGAAGAAGAAAAAACAGGTCTCTTTAAGGATTTACACACACAGATGAACGATCATATTTTGTATAAAATTAATAGTTCTAATTAA